One region of Oreochromis aureus strain Israel breed Guangdong linkage group 19, ZZ_aureus, whole genome shotgun sequence genomic DNA includes:
- the si:dkey-33c12.4 gene encoding uncharacterized protein si:dkey-33c12.4, which yields MPRKIVKGGTAMPRIRENSRLMHTHESMVDYLSGRDPSGNFLNAIRPGFFGLNFLNPMEEDIVYSDDDDDDDGRYYQCRPANRTLEPHPQIKQLTDEEADRIAKELIEEEERRKEKTKKNKRKKMRKKEKKRLEKENAVKDGSPEEEQGKSDSSEKEDDDTIIESNAETTGSSQSDKTQKATEAARCDKTGADTAEKNLVKMNENEEEEQKDLDLNYSYAASAESAPEETWIQKQKKGGKKAESKLSAVQQPEVEKPNITEEPEVRKKEKAETSKEKSMDPILEEYAKRSIEFANMGNRLAASGQYEKAVKCFTEAIKFNPKEFKLFGNRSLCFERLQQYESALTDADVALSMEPNWIKGLFRKGKALCGLKRYYEASLIYKEVLRLESTSAEAAQELKRAQTLHLMEMGFSWALSSEALKTHGTLEEAVEALFASESNTGPGVCTAPATSKETADPPAGLKDDDGDDDDDDDDDNDDDVGEWTVLQPSRPRMQQMRESDAFGQNRSKSQSPTPRSRNGPKPELFPVWTGLLAPTVTYVKLHELFSRAGAIYSIKMLLEQQCAFVNYTRKEDCDKAIQCINGMIFEGAPLTVRYPYKVHPELGGSKLAATDRCPRPSTYKKECFFWRTTGCTRDDCTFRHVPEHKNIDRDKFTSRLGLHAAIQK from the exons ATGCCTAGAAAGATTGTGAAAG GTGGGACAGCCATGCCCAGAATTCGAGAAAACTCTAGACTAATGCACACACAC gAATCAATGGTAGATTACCTGAGTGGACGCGATCCTTCTGGCAATTTCCTGAATGCTATTAGGCCTGGCTTTTTTG gtttaaattttttaaatccTATGGAGGAAGATATCGTTTATtcagatgatgatgacgacgacGACGGTCGTTATTATCAATGCAGGCCCGCTAACAGGACTTTAGAACCACATCCGCAAATAAAACAGCTCACTGATGAG gAGGCTGATAGAATTGCAAAGGAATTaatagaagaagaggaaagGCGTAAGGAGAAAACTAAGAAGAACAAGCGTAAAAAAATG cgtaaaaaagaaaagaagcggCTAGAAAAGGAGAATGCAGTTAAAGACGGTTCACCT GAGGAAGAACAAGGCAAGTCAGATTCCTCTGAAAAAGAAGATGATGACACTATAATTGAAAGTAATGCAGAAACAACTGGATCTTCACAAAGCGATAAAACTCAGAAGGCAACTGAGGCAGCCAGATGTGATAAGACTGGTGCTGatactgcagaaaaaaatctTGTGAAGATGAATGAGAACGAGGAAGAGGAGCAAAAG GATTTGGATTTAAATTATTCATATGCTGCTTCTGCTGAATCGGCGCCTGAGGAGACGTGGAttcagaagcagaaaaaaggaggaaaaaaggcaGAAAGTAAATTATCTGCAGTTCAACAGCCTGAAGTGGAAAAGCCAAATATCACTGAGGAACCTGAAGTTAGAAAGAAGGAGAAAGCTGAAACCAGTAAAGAG AAATCAATGGATCCCATATTAGAGGAGTATGCAAAGAGAAGCATTGAGTTTGCCA aCATGGGAAATCGTTTGGCTGCCTCTGGGCAGTACGAGAAGGCAGTAAAATGTTTCACTGAGGCTATTAAATTCAACCCAAAGGAATTTAA GTTATTTGGAAATCGGTCCCTCTGTTTTGAAAGACTACAGCAGTATGAAAGTGCTCTCACGGATGCTGACGTTGCACTCTCCATGGAACCAAACTGGATAAAAGGTTTATTTAGGAAAGGGAAAGCTCTCTGTGGTCTTAAG AGATACTACGAAGCCTCACTGATCTACAAAGAGGTCCTGAGGCTGGAAAGTACAAGTGCTGAAGCCGCACAGGAGCTGAAACGAGCGCAGACGCTGCACCTCATG GAAATGGGCTTCAGCTGGGCACTGAGCTCTGAAGCCCTGAAAACTCACGGTACACTAGAGGAAGCTGTGGAAGCTCTGTTTGCCAGTGAGAGTAACACAGGTCCTGGAG TCTGCACAGCTCCTGCCACCAGCAAAGAGACAGCAGACCCACCAGCAGGGCTGAAAGATGATGACGGTGACGATgacgatgacgatgatgatgataacgATGACGATGTGGGAGAGTGGACTGTCTTACAACCAAGCCGCCCTCGAATGCAGCAGATGAGAGAGTCTGACGCGTTTGGCCAAAACAGATCGAAGTCTCAGTCGCCCACCCCTCGCTCCAGGAATGGTCCAAAACC AGAACTTTTCCCTGTTTGGACTGGATTATTGGCGCCTACTGTCACCTATGTAAAACTCCACGAGCTCTTTAGCAG AGCTGGGGCCATCTACAGCATCAAGATGCTCCTGGAGCAACAGTGTGCCTTTGTGAACTACACCAGAAAGGAAGATTGTGATAAAGCCATCCAGTGTATTAAT GGAATGATTTTCGAGGGGGCTCCGCTGACGGTGCGATACCCCTACAAAGTCCACCCTGAACTCGGTGGGTCCAAATTAGCTGCTACTGACCGCTGCCCTCGCCCAAG CACATACAAGAAGGAGTGCTTTTTCTGGAGGACGACAGGATGCACGAGGGACGACTGCACCTTCAGACACGTCCCGGAGCACAAGAACATCGACAGGGACAAATTCACCAGCAGGCTGGGATTGCATGCAGCAATTCAAAAATGA